The following nucleotide sequence is from Cicer arietinum cultivar CDC Frontier isolate Library 1 chromosome 2, Cicar.CDCFrontier_v2.0, whole genome shotgun sequence.
ttttgatgcattatcaatttaaaacaaatatttcacttatatttaataatttgtttcCACATTAAATATGTTAATGATTACAAGTATTATCAAACTCCTTAATACATGCCAACTTTTATGGTATGACACAAGTGAATAATCAAATTCCTTAGACATTTAATTATGGATTCAAATTTCAGCTAATTGcatattaaaaatatctatttgAGATATCAACTCATTAAATTTGTCTATTGTATTAAGTAACATTAGTTTATTATTGTACAAGAATGATAtcttagttttaaaaaaaaaatgtttaatgtaTAACttgttaatgatattttatcacATTATCTATAATGTtcaatatatataatactaCCAATGAAGGTTCGATTCAATTAGTAAAAAGTAGCTCATACCCTACAACAGTGATGACCTATTTTGTGATATCTTAGTATTTATGTCAGTCATCTTTGAACCTCTTTGAACCTTAGTGTCTACCCTGACCTTAATGAGCCATCGAATTTCAATTCATCTAAACTTTTCTTGCAAACAAATTCTCAATTTTGATGCCCAGAAAATGAAAACAGCTGCCATAAATTGGATTCAAGCAACATCTAAACTACAAAATTTTCCTCTACATGTATTACACTCACAAAGTGCTGGATGGAGTCTAAATAACATATCAATATGATCGAACAGTTACCAATATTTACAAATGGAGCATAAATTAAAGAGCTTGAAAATCAAGACTCTTTGTCTTTCGATATATTACGAGGCAGTCTGTTGAAAACATTCTCATCTACAATTctataatgttttgaaaattggaGGTGGATAACTCCGCAACACTTGTCTACATAAGCTCCATATTTTCTGTACAATGCAGGGATAGTAATCATCATGAGGGTTCCTGTCACCatagaagaataaaaaatgtaaataaaaatatttatgaagtCATGAGTTTATATATAAATCTCCAAATTGTGTCGAGACGAacgaaaaatattaatacatgtTGCTcttacttgaaaaaaaaaaattaaatgactcTTCAcaaaacttaacatgattgactGAGATGGAAATTAGGATTAGTGACCAGTGTTGTTGAATAACAGCTATAGGGTAGCTGAATTTTAATAAGCCACTATTTTTTGCAATCCACGGTTGACAACACTTCTAGAGACACATGTTACCTAGTTTTAAAATACAGCCATGCTTGAGCAAATATCCAATAAGGAACAAGAAAACCATGCAAATGCAAAGAAAGTTGGGCAAATACCAAACAATAAAAGGCAGAAAAAGGAAAGGCAAAAGGTTCAAGTGAAACACATAAAAATGGTTTAGTATGGAATTTTCGGTACATTAAAGAGAAAGGAGGGTCTCAGTTAGAGATATCACACACTTTTTAATAGATAGACTTGGGATGCAAACATACCAATATATGCAAGTGTGAAGAAGGAGAAGATGCTGCCAATGACAGACAATAGCCACAAGCAAACCACCACCTGTTAAGTAGACAATAAACAATGaataattatattcattttcCAAATTCCATAAAGTCATTTGCACAACATTGAGAATTACTATGTTCtcattttaaaatgtaaaaattgcatttttataGCAAAATAAAGAGTTGAAACATGAATAGTCAGAATAGACCATAGAGTTCTGTCATAATAAGAGAACATATCAGCAATTATAGTTGAAAACCAAATGAAAAATTGAGGGAATAGCGTCAACAAAAAAGCATTTTAGGACTTTGTTCAAGTTTCAAGGAGCTCAAAATTCCTCTTAAGCAAGGTCTCAAGTTTGAGTATTGTGAATGAAAGAAATAAGTGTTGTAACTTGTAAATGGCTTAGGTAAGGTAAGTAGGTTATGTTTATTTAAGACAATGCCTAACTTAGCTCATTTCCACACCTTAGAAAAGTAATCACTAATTATTATTTAGATAACAATTCCACCATCAAAAATCCCTAAAATATTGTAACCTGAAACAAAACTAACcttgaaaaaaattctaaaatcctTGCCAATAGTGATGTGGTGAGCTATAAGGAGcacattattaattttgactCGAAAGGAAGCAGCTACATTGTTAACCATCTCCTCTGACACAACTAGCTCAGGTAATCTTGGTGGTTGTCTGCTCAGAGAGAAAAGGATAACCAAAAACATAGTGTTAGTGTTAAAATGGTGAAAAACATAATACAAGCACAACACGGCTTACTAATCATACTTATTTCTAAGGGCAGCATAGTTAGCATGCAGAAACAATACTACGATCAATAGCAGCAACACATCTGAACAAATTGTTAAGAACGGTAAATCAGTCCACTCGAGTAGGATCCAAGCAACCGTAGCAACAACAATGACACCGAAGGAAACTTTCCACTGCTTCCACAGTAGAACATCGGAAACTACAATAGAGAAAAGGAGTGCAAACATCAGAATTGGCATAACCATattaaatccaaaaataaaCTGCAACAAAGCAGAATAATGCTCCTCAGCAAATTTTTCCAACTTTGTAAAGctacaacaacaaccaagctTTATCCCACTAAGTAGGGTTGGCTACATGAACCAAACGATCCGAATTTGGTAAAgataaatagagtttaaatttatcaaacaaatatttcacatATTAGAATTAAATTTTACATGGAAAATGTCAAACTCCTCATCTAAACAATTTTCAATCCCAAATCGAAACCATATTGAGATTAGACCAACACAAAAGAATAACAGAATATGCAGACCAAAAACAGAAAGATACATTAAACATGAATAACCATATatgtacattaaaaaaataaaggttcATATGTGTGAAACTAACTATCTATATCCTCATTTGAAACAATGCACTGGATGAAACAAAACATCTGTGAACACTTATAAGGAAATTACACCATTACCAAAGGTGGTAGTAGGAGGCAGAGCATCTGACTCAGACATTAAATTAACTCTCCAAAATGGAAGTCCTACCAACTGAATTGCCAAGACCTGGATACATAATCAACGCGTTAGTTAGCTGAATTACTATGACAACGAGCTTCACAACAGTAAAgcatcaaaatcatttttcagCATTTAATCATCTCAACCAAATCCCAACAATCTGCAAAAATCTAACAGAGGCAATACACCAGCATCCTAATGCGAtgcacttaaataaataaaaacacacAAAAACCACTAAGGGTCGTTTACTTCATGTGTTCCCTATTTCTATTTCcacttataaaataaacattagaGAAAGCATTATGGaggttttaaaaaatgaattttaaacgtaggttgaatatttttgaaaattctgaaaaatttcaaaacattattATCAATGTTTTCGGAAATGCATTATCTCTAGTTAGCTTATATCTTCTCTCTATCACAATTGTAAAAGGAAAGTTCATAATCAAATGTCATTTCAATTCAACCACATATGAAGGGCCTTTTTTAATTAGCTTATTTTAGCTTATCTACTAGCATAAGCATGAGTGAAACAGCTCTCCAGAGTTTATGGAAACAACTTATAACAAGATGTTTTCAACTTATATCCATAAGCTTATGAATACAACTTTTAACTTATATGAAaaaagtttgactttattttatcttttattatagaTATAGAGTATACATAAGCAAATATATGcgcttaattaagttgtttatccaaatagagtctaagactaaaaatgaaaatgttgtTAGAAAGTAAACGGCTCCTAAGTGATTCAAACATGGAAGTGATGATGAAACAAATGGATATTTGTCCACAACTTGAAAAACTACTTCAAGGTTaaattaccaaaataaaaaaaaagtcatataaTAACAACCATCCTAAAAAACTGAAACAGTAacagtaattaattaaattatgattttaagcTAGAAACTATATCAAGATAATCACTTTTTCATTAGCAAAAATCACTacgcaaaaaataaaaaataaaaaaacaataataatagtgATAATTAAAGTTTGACATGTGAAacaagaaaaattcaaaataaaaaactaaaaccaaAGACACACAGGTTCTGTACCTCGAAGATctgatgaaaatgaaaattgaattcAGAAATGATAGTGTGATGCGGAGAAAGCAAAGCGAGAAGGTGAAAGGGAGAAACTTGAAAGGAAAATTAGAGACAATTGGGAATTATGAGTGAGAAAGGGAAAGCGTAGCAAAACCCTAAGATTAATAAGAACAAAATTAAGGGTTGGGAATTGGGATTTGATTGGAGAATGAATCAATAGTTTAATTCAAATGAGTTGattgtaacaaaaaaacaatGCTTAATTAGAAACCTTCCAAACACTAAACTTTATCTCGAATGAATatgcttttttttcttccttttctatTTGTTTTAAGTTCGTTTAATacgtattataaaaaaattattttatatttagcaagagagactatttttagagattttaaagaaaaatagaaattatttttagagattttttcaaaagataaaaaatattttatattttcttcacaataaaaattactttttttttttaaataaaaattcaattataaaaaataattctttttataaattactacaaataatttatcattcaaacggtttttaaattattctttttctctttctttaaaagttataacaaaagaataaaactttcaaaacaataattatattgttttataaaaatgatcATTTTAGAAATAATCGTAATAAACAACTCTAAATCTATAATTTTCAGAGAAATGAAGTTATAgaaatttaaagttattttaatcataatttaaatttaatttttttaaaaaaattattcttaattaaaacttattaatcatttaaatcaaatcatttgattaaaattatttttcaatatacatGATTTCACGTATTAAAATATACTActtttaattttctcaaaaacAATACTACTTTtgattaaattgaaatataaataaaggtAAACTAATATGACCGCATTTAATTTCTTAATGGTGAGAGGAGTAGCTATTATAATAAGGGACAAATTGACAAAggtattttactttaaaaatggaatcaataaaattaaacatatttaactATATATCATCCTTAATAATTGTAATAATATATAGTTACTTATAATTGAGTTCACAAGATGTATATGATTGTGCTTAAATATATACACTTGAAAAGTATCGTTAGTAATATTTAAAACCATGATTAATTGTATTGATTAACGAGTtgcaatattttgatatatttattaattatcaattaagtataattaattatttattaagacTTCgttaaatatctaaattatttttaaatcttctCATTAGATATCTTAGAGCTTGGAGTGCATAATTGAAACCAATACTCGTTAGGTCTCTATCATGCCCTAACTCATAGGTCCATTTATGTTATATGGAGAAAGTTTCTTTAAACCTTTatctttctaaaaaaatcataacttcaTTCAAAAGTACAAATTTAAAGGGCAAAAAacacatattcttgtccaaaaatataaatacatagGAAAACAAGTTGTGTGTTTTTCGAGTGTATAATTTTTGAAGTGTATATAGGAGTGAGAAAATAATATCTCTTATATGTATTGTCTTCGCATGAACCTTTTTGCTTAAAAGATAATCATTCATATGAGGTTCATTTTACTAGTGTGGTATTGTTATGTACTTAGTAATCAACTTAATCTAAGTAATCactttaaaaatcaaaaaatggCAATCTCTTCCAATTGATTAATATCGATGAAGGTTGTGCCCTAACCCTTTTGTTTTCACATTTGTTTACTTTAACCACAACACTTTGTTTTTGTAGTCATGTGATAGACCACCGCCACTATCATTGATCACCCACCTCTGATCACTGACACCGACCACCACCTCAAGCCACCACCAACACCATTCGAATCACCTCGAACAAACGTCACCACCATCTCTAACCATTGTCGTCACTTCCGACTATCGCCACCACCACCGACTTTCAAAACCATCTCCCATCATCAATCACCCACTTCTGACAATCACCATCACCACCACCACCGACCACCCACCTCCAACCATTATCTTCCACCACTATAGTCATTGTTAGCCACACTCCAATCACCACCTCAAACCTTCAAGACCAATCACTACTATGTTAGTCATCTCCCACAACTATTACTTTCCACCACTATTACTAAAACTATTATAATTcaacaaattacaattttataatatttaaattattttaaaataattaatttaatattacttatagtttttcatttttaattattttaacagaaagttactattattattttattcaattttctttttttggaaaATTCAAAAGTTCTCATATATTTATTGTCTTGTGGTGTGTGGATTATACAAGATTTTCTACACATTTTAATTAGGAACTTGCAAGTTTTTTATCCACATTAGTCATACCCACCTTAGGACCCCCCTATCACTCATGTGATGTTTCCAAATAGTTACAACCTCGCTATTAATCCCTCTCAAGCCATTTGTAGGAATTGGGTCAAGTGGCTTTTTCATTTCAACCATTAGTCTCACCAATGGGCCTTTATGTTACTCTATTTTTGAACCTATTTCACCTAAACCCTATAAACTCTTATCACCCAAAACCAAATATGTAACACAACACGGTGACATCTCAACTACCTCATTGGTGCCCAACGAATTAGATAAGTGACATTTGCTACCATGGAGAACATCATGTCGATTTGGGTTGCATCATATCATTAACCATTATTAATTTCAGTAcacaattaatttaaattagtaTGAGAGAAAATCTTCATtgtatatg
It contains:
- the LOC101490343 gene encoding reticulon-like protein B16; its protein translation is MSESDALPPTTTFVSDVLLWKQWKVSFGVIVVATVAWILLEWTDLPFLTICSDVLLLLIVVLFLHANYAALRNKQPPRLPELVVSEEMVNNVAASFRVKINNVLLIAHHITIGKDFRIFFKVVVCLWLLSVIGSIFSFFTLAYIGTLMMITIPALYRKYGAYVDKCCGVIHLQFSKHYRIVDENVFNRLPRNISKDKES